GCCGTCCCCGTCCGGCAGTCGGCGGTGACGATCCGCACGTTGCCGGTCGAGACCGTTCGCAGGATGCGGTCCCCCTTCTCGTCGAGGTAGACCTCCATGCGCTCAGCGTACTGGACGGAGTTGTTCTGGCGCGCGATCACGTTGCCCGAGAAGACGACCAGGCTCTCCTTGCCAAAGCGCTCCATGCGGTCGGCGTCGACGGTCACCGGCTGGGTCCGATCGTCGTTGCCCTTCGCCTCGCCCCGGCGTCCCGCCGGCTGGGCGCCCGCTCCGACCGCGGCGACGAGCGCCACGGCGACGACGAGGCCGGCCACCGCGTGTCTC
This DNA window, taken from Candidatus Methylomirabilota bacterium, encodes the following:
- the lptA gene encoding lipopolysaccharide transport periplasmic protein LptA, with translation RHAVAGLVVAVALVAAVGAGAQPAGRRGEAKGNDDRTQPVTVDADRMERFGKESLVVFSGNVIARQNNSVQYAERMEVYLDEKGDRILRTVSTGNVRIVTADCRTGTARRAEYHDLEQRVVLVGDARVWQDDNVVSGETITMYLAQDRSVVQAGKQDRVKAVFHPRDDKAGRDRSIAKDGTPEAGTRPAAAPCVN